The Macaca thibetana thibetana isolate TM-01 chromosome 11, ASM2454274v1, whole genome shotgun sequence genome window below encodes:
- the LOC126930708 gene encoding developmental pluripotency-associated 5 protein, whose protein sequence is MGTLPARRNIPPWVKVPEDLKDPEVFQVQTRLLKAMFGPDGSRIPYIEQVSKAMLELKALESSDLTEVVVYGSYLYKLRTKWMLQSMAEWHRQRQERGMLKLAEAMTALELGPWMK, encoded by the coding sequence ATGGGAACTCTCCCGGCACGTAGAAATATCCCGCCGTGGGTGAAAGTTCCCGAAGACCTGAAAGATCCAGAGGTGTTCCAGGTCCAGACGCGGCTGCTGAAAGCCATGTTTGGCCCGGACGGATCTCGAATCCCTTACATCGAGCAAGTGAGCAAGGCCATGCTCGAGCTGAAGGCTCTGGAGTCTTCAGACCTCACCGAGGTCGTGGTTTACGGTTCCTATTTGTACAAGCTCCGGACCAAGTGGATGCTCCAGTCCATGGCTGAGTGGCACCGCCAGCGCCAGGAGCGAGGGATGCTCAAACTTGCGGAAGCCATGACTGCCCTCGAACTAGGCCCTTGGATGAAGTGA